AatccttatttattttcagaCGACTTTGAACCGACTGTGGACGACGGTGAATTCAAATCGCAAGTGCGTCAAAACTCCGCAGTGCATATAAGAATCTACCGTGTAGCCCTATCGAGTGCAAATTGAAAAACTCCATCTTTCAAAATGTTCTTTTCGCTCAACGAAATCGTGCTATGGATCGGTCTGACGCTCTTCGAAATATGGATAAACTTGGTGTCGGTGACCATTTTCTCAGTACTTCTAGCGTTGAAGATTGACGGTATCCTCACCGGGTCTTGGTGGGTGATATTCTCGCCGTTGTTCATCAGCGACGCGCTCAACGCTTACTTCTGTGTGATCATCTTCATCAGAATGAGTTTATATAACTCGTTAAAGATATCCCTATATCGAGCGTCATGGAGTGCCATCTTTCTGGGGCTCACATTCGTGTTCAAGTTCCTGCTGTGCAAAAAACTCACTGGACAGTCAACGATAGAGTACAGTGAAGTGTTTGCACCGTTGTTTATCTTACTTCAATTCATAGCCGTCAGAGCGTGTCAACTGCATCAATGACGAAAAAAAGATAATGAATTTGTTCAATTTGTTACTAATTCTATAATAACtactattttaaatcaatagaattaatactattatatatgtaaatatttgtatttaattataacatttgaaaagtattatttattttaacaattttaataaacctTAATTTACTTACAATTAACTTTAtactaagtatgtatgtgtttacatACGTATACTCAATAGAAGTGATATCAACAAGTATATTATTTCCAGGAATTTTATGAAAAGTTAAATTCTTCCAAATATAATTGGTTAAAATTTActgtgaatacatttttttaaatctaaacgtaatccagtattattatattaaattcgaTCTTAATAGAtcgaatttaatataataattaaatagccttaaagtaattaaaaatcgGCTTAAAAGAAACCAAAGAAACCGCTTTTTTCTGTCCCTTTAGGCGTAttaccaaaattaaaattgaatgcaTTGTCAACATCGCCCTTGGAATCTGCACCGGTTAGGAAATTAAAATCTTGCACTGGCGGATTTCCAAAATCTATTAAACAGAACAACAAAAATGAATCAACAATACTTTTAAACAGCAATAACTAAATGATGATCTTCATACTCTGTTGCGGTTCTTGTGTGTTTGTTGGTTGCTGTTGAGTGGCGCGTCTATAATCCATAGAATCCTCATCGGGTGAGACGATTGTAGCCATGAAATCTACATTTGTTAAAACTACataatgtatacacatacatacataggaatgaataaaatattaagtaaaAATTTTTACTCGGAGGATAAGTATCGACACTTAGTTGAGAATCGTTTTGGCCCATATAGTCCAGAAAACTAAGCATATTATCCTTTAAAATATTAGTTATATTTTGTTTAGGCACGTTATTtccctattaaatatttaaaaaatgctgtataaaaattcattcaacgtattcaattaaatattatcaaaaattactCTCGCTGTAGAACATGATGGAGCGATAAATTCGTCGACAGATTTATTCTGTTCAGAACTGGATCTTGCGCTGCTCAATAATACTTCATCTTTGTGAGTACAATCGTTTTTCATTTTAGTTTCTGGAATATCCTTCAATTTCTCGTACTCGATTTTATACTCATTTTGAGCGTTTATGTTATTACTGGACTCACTTTTTAATACAATCATGCTAGTATTGTCGGTGAGTTGAGTCATAGGCACATCCTCAATTTTggtattgaaatatttggaatattGCTGCTCATTATTAGAAATCTAAAAATAGAGAAAGATAGCAgtataaatctaaaataataaaactatttgaaatatttttcatatgcaAAGACTGCGTACATTCGGTTCATAAACATCACTCAAATTTTGACCGAAAGTGGTTTTGATCGAATTTGGATTGTTATCGTTTATTTCGGTTTTCTCTTTAGACAGATGACTTGCAATGACCACACTTTCGTTAAATTTGACTctctgaaaatattattttaattgtagacattttcaaaaattgttttaaacaaGGATCAGCAACTTTTTCAGACTTGCACTTGCAAACCGCACTCGAGTTTTAGTTTTTATCGATGAGGTCGCGATTGGGATGTTTGTGCAAAAAAAATGCTTaccaattttcattatttaaacttgaaaaaatacagaaatatttaaGTGTGATACCcgatacaaaaatgaaaattaactgaatgaaaaattttctaatacagtttaaatacatacttaatattaaaataataaagtatacgtatgtacatatctcgtTATGTAACTGTTTTTCCTTATCCTTATTATCTATGTAcagatgtataggtatatacattcgttaatttcgagttttcagtgtctcgttattcatcgacttatgtaataaaataaaatgctgcattgtttgtaattggccaggaaggtgcattggggtttacctgttaggccttcctggtacatatatatgtacatatgtatataataaaattaaaaaaatgtggagCGAATGTAAGTTTGTGtaagtatatgtatttgtgaGCCCATGGACCACCCTGGATTGCCCACCCCGGATTAAGAATGTGAATAGATTTGTTTGTTACTTTTTGTTGTTGATATTTGGGTGAAGAATTCGTTTGGTTTTCTGATACACTTTCAACAGTttcattattattcatatttaatatatcgGTACTTTTTGGCGGAACCTATAAAAATATGCATGATAcgattataaaaatgaatacaaataaaataattcatactGCAATAGAAAGTTTACAATGATAGCGCTCAATCTCTCGTTAATAATTATTGGTTTATTTTGAATGGATTCAAAAAGCTTTGCCGTTTCATTCTCAGTCAGTTTCACGTTGCTAATAATTTCAAGTTTTTGCTTTTCCTTCAGTTTTCTCTCAACTGCTTCGTCTTCTTTTACAATATTGATCTCAAATTGTTTCGTTTCATTATTTTCCATTGTGATTACCTTCATATTATTATCCAGATCTTTCAtttgattttcaattgaaaCTTTTATGTCATTATTATTTGGAACTTTGTTGATTTCTATTTTTGAGCAAAGTTCATCgggtttattgaatttatttctgTCGACTGAATGTACAGGATTATTCCATAGCGATTCAGTTGTGTTCAGCTCGTTGAAAACTAATGGAGTAAGCGGCAACTGAAAAATCAttaggtaaataaaatatacatacatacatatttactacataattattttacagAATTGAAATATATACTTCCAATATAGGAACGTTCAACGATTCCTGGAACATCAGAATTGGCAAATCTATAGTTGTTTCGCTCATCGGTATATTACAATGTTTACTTTTGATGTCTTTCAGATTTTCAACATCGGCTAAGATAGATTGTTTTTCGGTCATCAATGTTTCGCATTCCATTTTCTTGATTTCTATacgatttttaatttcatttaaggTTTTGTGCTTCTTAGACGTGTCTATCATATACTGGGCAAAGTCAACTatcaaattttgaattcttttatcTGATATTTTCTTGTACAGCACGACAGATTTTTTAGTGGAGTCTAACATCGACAATGCCACATCCCTTTTGATATTCatcaattttacataatttttcattttgttcgCTTTGATAGCCAAAGATGACGACTCATATACTTCTTTCATTTCTCGCCATTTCTCTCGATAAATTTCAAAAGTCTTTTCGTCTGCCTTTTTCATCTCTTCGTTGATGTCTTTCAATTTATCCAACGACTTCTTGGCTTCATATTTCTTATTTATGGCTAATTTTGCAGCATTATCAacgcttaaaaaaatatttttaaccctTATATTTTGATAGACAccatatgataaaatattttaagtatttcagTAAAAGcgtaaaatttgtatgtaaaataataaattaccaaaagcatttaagattaataaccaaaaaatacttcaattgaaaagtattaaaaacaaaCCAGTTATTATTAATACAAACTATTGCAGTGAATCTGTATTTGCCAATTAAGTTATATTTTCAGTAGTATAAAC
This Arctopsyche grandis isolate Sample6627 chromosome 7, ASM5162203v2, whole genome shotgun sequence DNA region includes the following protein-coding sequences:
- the LOC143914431 gene encoding transmembrane protein 203, whose amino-acid sequence is MFFSLNEIVLWIGLTLFEIWINLVSVTIFSVLLALKIDGILTGSWWVIFSPLFISDALNAYFCVIIFIRMSLYNSLKISLYRASWSAIFLGLTFVFKFLLCKKLTGQSTIEYSEVFAPLFILLQFIAVRACQLHQ
- the LOC143914064 gene encoding uncharacterized protein LOC143914064 — its product is MTELPEISALNKILGEVNSAKNEFTSEAAFYKITIKSIERYHEELEQLNNDVEKSKEKLMKLKIQNVEYKNTLDCVDNAAKLAINKKYEAKKSLDKLKDINEEMKKADEKTFEIYREKWREMKEVYESSSLAIKANKMKNYVKLMNIKRDVALSMLDSTKKSVVLYKKISDKRIQNLIVDFAQYMIDTSKKHKTLNEIKNRIEIKKMECETLMTEKQSILADVENLKDIKSKHCNIPMSETTIDLPILMFQESLNVPILELPLTPLVFNELNTTESLWNNPVHSVDRNKFNKPDELCSKIEINKVPNNNDIKVSIENQMKDLDNNMKVITMENNETKQFEINIVKEDEAVERKLKEKQKLEIISNVKLTENETAKLFESIQNKPIIINERLSAIIVPPKSTDILNMNNNETVESVSENQTNSSPKYQQQKRVKFNESVVIASHLSKEKTEINDNNPNSIKTTFGQNLSDVYEPNISNNEQQYSKYFNTKIEDVPMTQLTDNTSMIVLKSESSNNINAQNEYKIEYEKLKDIPETKMKNDCTHKDEVLLSSARSSSEQNKSVDEFIAPSCSTARGNNVPKQNITNILKDNMLSFLDYMGQNDSQLSVDTYPPNFMATIVSPDEDSMDYRRATQQQPTNTQEPQQNFGNPPVQDFNFLTGADSKGDVDNAFNFNFGNTPKGTEKSGFFGFF